One part of the Terrimicrobium sacchariphilum genome encodes these proteins:
- a CDS encoding carbohydrate porin has translation MPIRSTVCAVLALAGLLVCHAEESRLGISSNPGATDAFTGTGQVAEWLGLNPDWGIRLGGIWVGDTNYLISGGNDPGRWSWNSLFIAGLAVDAEKLVGWKGGEFGIEFLQFNGQATNQQAGSAQGYNSLPGPDPLDRSELYQLWWRQELFDGKLIFRVGKLVPTDDFNNVLRPVPEQDQALAIPAVTGLAFTPVFVNSTLLGVMPGYYNSACGVTVTVAPTRETYISYGFYDGNVASGAQTGMLGPQFNGYYFQILEIGGAWEIAGLPGSAGLGGWLQTGEMNGGNNSSESGASGFYLFGSQRLWLRHPGKDNSGISAFAQFGANTSSTLPFREYLGGGLTAFGLVPGRPDDSVGAGLALAWLNANDFNRSSELMFQTYYQAHIWNGIYAQPVVSFIPTPGGGSDLDPAWALTMRVSVLF, from the coding sequence GTGCCCATCCGCTCCACAGTTTGCGCCGTGCTCGCGCTGGCCGGTCTCCTCGTATGTCACGCCGAGGAGAGTCGCCTCGGCATCAGTTCCAACCCTGGAGCCACAGACGCCTTCACCGGCACCGGTCAGGTCGCCGAGTGGCTCGGCCTGAACCCCGACTGGGGAATCCGGCTCGGCGGCATCTGGGTCGGCGACACGAATTACCTGATCTCCGGGGGGAACGATCCCGGCAGGTGGTCGTGGAACAGCCTGTTCATCGCAGGCCTCGCCGTGGATGCCGAAAAGCTCGTCGGCTGGAAAGGCGGGGAGTTCGGCATCGAGTTTCTGCAGTTCAACGGACAGGCCACCAACCAGCAGGCGGGAAGCGCACAGGGGTACAACTCGCTTCCCGGACCCGACCCGCTGGATCGCTCCGAGCTGTATCAACTTTGGTGGCGGCAGGAGCTCTTTGACGGGAAACTGATCTTTCGCGTCGGCAAGCTCGTGCCCACGGATGATTTCAACAACGTCCTGCGTCCCGTGCCCGAGCAGGACCAGGCGCTTGCGATCCCTGCGGTGACCGGCCTCGCGTTTACCCCGGTGTTTGTGAATTCCACCCTGCTCGGCGTGATGCCGGGCTATTACAACTCCGCGTGTGGCGTCACCGTGACTGTCGCGCCGACCCGGGAAACCTACATTTCCTATGGCTTTTACGATGGCAACGTGGCCTCGGGCGCCCAGACGGGTATGCTCGGTCCGCAATTCAACGGTTATTACTTTCAGATCCTCGAAATCGGCGGAGCCTGGGAAATCGCAGGCCTGCCCGGCAGCGCGGGACTCGGAGGCTGGCTGCAAACCGGGGAGATGAATGGCGGCAATAACTCGAGCGAATCCGGCGCGAGCGGTTTTTATCTGTTCGGTTCCCAGCGCCTCTGGCTGCGCCACCCGGGAAAGGACAATTCGGGGATCAGCGCCTTTGCCCAGTTTGGAGCCAATACCTCGAGCACGCTGCCCTTCCGAGAATATCTTGGTGGCGGACTTACAGCATTCGGCCTCGTGCCGGGCCGGCCGGACGACTCCGTCGGAGCAGGCCTGGCACTGGCGTGGCTCAATGCCAATGACTTCAACCGCAGCAGCGAACTCATGTTCCAGACGTATTACCAAGCCCATATTTGGAATGGCATATATGCGCAACCCGTTGTCAGTTTCATTCCCACTCCTGGAGGAGGA